TGCGGCCGCGGTCGATCGTCTCGCCCGTGCGGCGGTCGCGCACCCAGAAGCCGTGCAGCGCCGCGTAGTCGAGCGACGACACCGTCACCGACACGATGTGCGTGGGGGAGACGATCGCCCAGTACTCCCAGCGCTTGTTACGGCCCTTGTCTCGCAGGCCGCGCCCGATGCCCGAGGTGTCGTGCAGCGGGCGGCGGCTCCAGCCCACGGCATCGGGGTTGAGGCTGCCGTCGGGGCGGCAGAGGGCGACGGGGGCGATGATCTCGCGCTCGCTCATTCGGGTGCTCCAGAGGTGACGGCCGCGAAGCGGCGGCGGATGTCGTGGTTGATGGCCCGCACGGTGTCCGCGTCCAGTTTCACCTCGGTGCGGTCGGCGGTGAGGATGCCGTTCGACTCGTCCTCGACGTCGGACAGCTGCGTGTAGACCGTGGCGGAGAGGCCGTGCTCGAGCGCGGGGATGATCTCGCGACGGTGCAGGCGCTCGTACTGCGCCGTGAGCTCGGCGGAGTCCTTCGCGCGGCGGTAGCCGAACTCGCGTTCGGGGTAGTCGTGGCCCGGCAGGCGCAGGTTGTAGCCGCCGTACTCCGACACGACGAGCGCGCGCCCGTCGCGCCCCCACCAGCGGGCGGGACGGATGGGCTGGAAGTACACGTGCAGGCTCCGCAGGTCGCCGGCTCGCTGGTCGTGCCATCCGCTCGCGTGGTCGACGATGCGGTCGGGGTCGAGCGCCCGTACGCGCTCCGCGACGGAGGCGGCGTCGAACTGCCCCCAGCCCTCGTTGAACGGCACCCAGGTGACGACCGCGGGGCTGTTGCGCAGCAGTTCGATCGTCTCGTCGAGCTCCCGCAGGAACTCGGCGCGACCCTCCGCATCCGCTCGCCCGAAGGCCGCGTACCGCCGGTCGGAGAAGCGGATGCGCGGGTGCGCGACGGGCAGCGTCACGACGCGCGCCGGGTACTCGCGACCGCCGTTGACGGCGTCCTGCCACACGAGCATGCCGAGCCGATCGCAGTGGAAGTACCAGCGCAGCGGCTCGATCTTGATGTGCTTGCGCAGCATCGTGAAGCCGAGGTGCTTCATGGCCTCGATGTCGCGCACGAGCGCCGCGTCGTCGGGTGCCGTGTAGAGCCCGCCCGGCCAGTAGCCCTGGTCGAGCACGCCGATGTGCGGGTACGGCTCGCCGTTGAGGTGCAGGCGAGGCACGCCCACGGCATCCGGCACCACCTCGGCCGAGCGCAGGCCCACGTAGCTCTCGACGCGGTCGTCGCTGAGCGAGATCTCGAGGTCGTAGAGGAACGGATGCTCGGGCGCCCAGGTGCGCGGCTCGGGGATGCGGATCAGCAGATCGTCGCCCGAGACGCCATCGGCTCGGACGACGACCTGGCCCTCGGCGAGCACGGTCGCCGTGAACGGGTGGGGGTGGTCGTCGGATGCGGTCACCCGCAGCTCGAGCGTCGCCTCGGCGAGGCCGTCGCGGATGCCGGGGGTGCGCATCCGGAGCCTCGCGACGTGCACGGTCGGCACGGTCTCGAGCCACACGGTCTGCCAGATGCCCGATTGCGCGGTGTACCAGATGCCCCCGCGGCGCAGCTTCTGCTTGCCGCGCGAGTGGAAGGAGGTGTCGCTCGCGTCGCGCACCTCGACGACGAGCTCGTGCAGCTCTGCGTCGGCGAGCGCGTCGGTGATGTCGGCCGAGAACGGCAGGTAACCCCCTACGTGGGTTGCCACCTCGACGCCGTTCACGCGCACGCGGCAGCGCTGGTCGACCGCCCCGAAGTGCAGGATGACGCGCTCGCCCGGCCGTGCGCTCGCGGCGAAGGTGCGGCGGTACCAGAGCGTCTCGTCGGGCTGCAGCTGACGGCCGACGCCCGAGAGCTCCGCCTCGGGCGAGAACGGCACGACGATCGGGCCATCCCACCCGGTCGGCTGGGGCGCGTCGGCGGCCGTGAACGCGTGCTCCCACGTGCCGTTGAGGATCGTGAACCCGGCCCGACGCAGCTGCGGGCGTGGGTACTCGGGCAGCGGCACGAGGGCGTCGGCGGGCTGCGACGTCATCGCGCGCGGCGCTCCACGCGCGAGCGCACGTACGCGACGAGCGGCACGAGCACGAGCACGGCTGCCGCGCCGAGGAAGATCTCCGGACCCGGCACGGGCTTCACGACGCCGAGATCGACGTACGTCTGCCCGGCGCCCGAGATGACCCACGCGCCGATGAACGGCCCCGCGATCATCGGCACCATGATCGCCATGACCATGCGCAGCCCCTGCACGATCCCCGCCTCGCCCTCGGGGGTCTGGTCGCGCACGGTCGCCGAGATCGACGCGATGCCGAGCATCATGCCGCCGAGGGCGACGGATGCCGCCACGATCACCGGCACCATGTCGCGTGCGAAGAACATGCCCACGAGGCCGATCGCGAACAGTCCCGTCGCGGGCAGCAGCATCCGGCGCTTGCCGACGCGGTCCATGAGGCGGCCGCCGAGGATGCTGATGACGGATGCCGTGAGCAGCGAGACGCCGAGCACGATCGCGTACGACTCGATCTGCAGCCAGCGCTGCAGGTAGATGATCACGTACGGCAGGAACACCTGGCTCGCGGTGCCGACGACGAGCCACACGGCGAACGAGAGGTAGAGGCCCGGGTTCGCGCGGATGGTGGAGGGGCGGAAGCCGCGCACGATGCGCGTGAGGGTGGAGCCGGATGCCGCATCCGCATCCGCCGCCCGCGGCACGTCGCGCACGAGGAACCACGCCACGATGCCCGTGACGCTCGTGACGGCGCCGACGATCGCGAAGAACAGCCGCCACTCGCCCGCGCGGGTGAGGCCGTCGAGGGCGCCGAACACGACGAGCATCGCGATGAGGGGCATGATCGCGACCACGCCGTCGACGCGACCGCGCGTGCGAGGCGTGGTGGCATCCGTGATCCAGGCGGCGAAGGCGGCGTCGTTCGCCGTGGAGCCGAAGATGCTCATGATGCAGTCGAGTGCGATGACCGCGATGATCGCGGCGAGCAGGAAGGGTGCCGCGACGACGCCCTCGGCGGGTGCGAGCAGGCCGAACGCGGCCGTGCAGACGCCCCACGCGAGGTAGCCGAAGGCGATGAAGGCGCGGCGGCGGCCGATGCGGTCGGACCACGCGCCCACGACGATCGTCGTGAGGGTCGCGACGATCGCGCTGAGGGCGACCATCGCGGCGATCGCGTTCGGGTCGGGCGTGATGACGTCGTAGACGAACACGTTGAGGTACATGTTCTCGACGGTCCACGCGAGCTGGCCGACCAGGCCGACGACCACGACCGTCCACCAGACGCGCGCGCCGGGGCGCTCGCGTCTGGTGACGGCTCCGGCATCACCGCCCTCGTCGGGTACACGGGCGGGGTTCGCGGATGTGGGGGCCGGGTTTGACATCGTCGTCGGAGGTCCTGGATCGGGTTGTAACGTGGTTCCACGCGGGGGTTTCCACGTGGAAAACCCTCCGCAACTGTAGCGCCTGCGAGCCTGAGAGGACACCGTGGTCACCCAGCAGGACGTCGCCGATCGCGCGGGCGTGGGCCGCCGCACGGTCTCGCACGTCGTGACGGGCTTCCCGCACGTGAGCCCCGAGGTGCGCGAGCGCGTGCTGCGTGCGATCGACGAGCTCGGCTACGTGCCGAACCGCGTCGCCCAGCAGCTGCGCACGGGACGCAGCGGCGTCATCGGGCTCACCGTGCCCGAGATCGGCGTCGGCTACTTCGGCGAGCTCGGCACGCTCATCGTCGAGGAGGCCGCCGCGCGCGGACTCGGCACGCTCGTCGCCCAGACTCGCGGCACGCGCGAGCGGGAGCTCGTCGAGATCGAGCGACTCCTCGGCCTCCAGCCGGAGGGCGTCATCCTGAGCCCCCTCGGCCTCACCGCCGATGACGTCGCAGGCGTGGCGGCGCGCACCTCCGTGACCCTCATCGGCGAGCACTTCGTGGGGCGCGAGCGCGGGGGCGTCGCGGCGCCCGTCGCCATCGACAACGCGGCCGCGGCATCCGAGGTCGTGGGCGTGCTCGCCTCAGCGGGACGGCGGCGCGTCGCCTACCTGGGTCTCGACTCGGATGCCGCCCCCCGCTTCGACGCGCTGCGGCGCCAGGGTGCGCGCGCCGGTCGCGAGGTGGCGGGGCTCGAGCAGGTGCCCGACATCCCGGTTCGCGACTACACGTGGCAGGACGGCTACGACGCCGGCCGGGAGGCCGCGCGGCGAGCCACGGCGGGTGAGCTCGACGCCGTGTTCTGCGTCACCGACGAGGTCGCGATCGGCGTCATGCGCGCGCTGCACGACGCGGGGCTCGGCATCCCCGCCGACGTCGCCGTCGCGGGCTTCGACGACATCCCCGAGGGCCGCTTCGCGAACCCGCGTCTCACGACGGTCGCGCCCGACAAGGCCGAGCTCGCGCGTCGTGCGGTCGCCGCGGTGCTCGGGGAGCCGGTGCCGACGTCCGCGGTGCCCCACCGCGTGCTGCCCCGCGAGAGCACATAGGCGGGGGCCGCTTCGCCGCTCCCTTTGCCTACCGCTGGTCGGGTGCCCGCCTTACCGCTGGTTGAGTAGCCCGCGCAGCGGGCGTATCGAAACCGGGCGAGCGTATGGCGTCGCCACGGCTTCCGGGCGGGCGCCGCGCTTCACCGCTGGTTGAGTAGCCCGCGCAGCGGGCGTATCGAAACCCGACGAGCGTATGGCGTCGGTGGTTTCGATACGCGCCCTTCGGGCGCTACTCAACCGGCGGGGGGTGGGGCGCCCTTCGGGCGCTACTGAACCAGCGGGAGGGGTCGCCCTTCGGGCGCTACTCAACCAGCGGGTGTGCCGCGTCCGTCGGGGGCCCGCCTTACCGCTGGTTGAGTAGCCCGCGCAGCGGGCGTATCGAAACCCGACGAGCGTATGGCGTCGGTGTGGTTTCGATACGCGCCCTTCGGGCGCTACTCAACCAACGGGTGGGGGCGCCCTTCGGGCGCTACTCAACCGGCGGGGGTGGGGCGCCGTTCGGGCGCTACTGAACCAGCGGGAGGGGTCGCCCTTCGGGCGCTACTCAACCAGCAGGTGTGGCGAGCAGCCCCGCGAAGTGCGCCACCACATCCGCCATCGCGTCGCGCGCGCTCGACGTGTAGGGCCGCGGGTCGACCGCATCCGGGTTCGCCGCGAGCACCTCGCGCACGGCGGCCGTACCCGCGATGTTGAGCGCCGTGCCGACGTTGACCTTGCGGATGCCGGCCGCGACCGCCGCGCGGATCGTGTCGTCGGCGACGCCCGACGATCCGTGCAGCACGAGCGAGACGGGCACGACGGCGGCGATGCGCGCCACGAGCTCCGTGTCGACCCCCGCGGTGCGCTCGCGCATCGCGTGCGAGCTGCCGACCGCGACCGCGAGCCCATCGACGCCCGTGGCGGCGACGAACTCGGCGGCCTCGTCGGGGTCGGTGCGCACGCCGGGCGCGTGGGCGCCGTCCTTGCCGCCGATCTCGCCGAGCTCCGCCTCGACCCACAGGCTCGCGTCGTGCGCGCGGCGCGCGGCATCCGCGGTCGCAGCCAGGTTGCCGGCGTAGTCGAGCTTCGACGCGTCGACCATGATCGACCCGAGGCCCCACTCGCGCGCGTTCGCGATCGCGAGGTCGACGAGCGCCGCATCCTCGATGTGGTCGAGGTGCAGCGCGAGCGGCACGGATGCCGCCTCGGCCACCGCGCGGCAGCCCGCGAGGATCGGGCGCGGGTCGCCCCCGTGGAAGCGGATGGCGTTCTCGCTCAGCTGCAGGATCGCGCCGACCCCCGCATCCGCCGCGCCGCGTGCGATCGCCTCGGCGTGCTCGAGGGTGATGACGTTGAACCCAGCGACAGCCCCGCCGGACGCGACCGCGGCATCCAGCAGCTCGCGGGTCGAGGCGAGGCTCACGGCAGCACGTGCGGCACGCAGCCGCCGAGGTTCTCGGGCAGCAGGTGGGCGTGCGCCTCGGTGAGCTCGTCGCACAGCTCCCAGATCTGCTCGGGGGTGAGCGTCGAGCTCGCATTGGGGTCGACGAGCACGGCGCGGCGCACGAGCTCGGGGTCGCCCTCGCGGGCGGCGCGGATGGCGAGCTCGGCCACCGAGAGGTAGGTGCGGTTGAGCGCGGCGCCGGCCGGCCACACCTCGCCCCACGTGACCGGGTGCACGCCCGAGGCGTCGACCGTCGCGGGCACCTCGACCGCCGCATCCTGCGGGAGGTTCGAGATGTAGCCGCGGTTCGGCACGTTGACGTGGATCTCGCGCGCGGTGCCCGTGAGCATCGAGTGGATGATCTGCGGCGCGTACTCGGCGGCGTCGCCCTCCTCGTGCAGCGGCACGTCGCCACCCGCGGCGAGGGTCGCGCGGGCCTCCTCGAACTCGCGCACGTTGTCCTCCGAGATGCCGATGTACTGCAGCGGCTCGAGGCGGAAGCGCTCGATCTGGGCGTCGTCGCGCAGGAACCAGTCGAGGTACTCCGACGAGTGCTCGCTCGTCTCGGTGGGGTAGTAGCCCATGCGGCGGAAGATCTCGACGCGCACGCGCCGGGCGAGCTCGGGGTCGGATGCGATGCGCTCGCGCAGGCGCGGGTAGAGGTCCTCGCCGTCGCGGCTCCACTCGGTGAGCCACGCCTGGTGGTTGACGCCCGCGGCACGGTAGTGGGTGCCCTCGAGCGGCACGCCCACGAGCTCGCACAGGTCGTTGACCGTCCAGTAGACGCTGTGGCAGAGGCCGACGGCCTTGATCTCGGGGGCGACGACCGACATCCACCAGATGTTCATCGCCATGGGGTTGGTGTAGTTGAGGAACCAGGCGTCGGGGCACAGCTCCGTCATGTCGCGCGCGATTCCGGTGAGCACGGGGAAGGTGCGCAGCGCCCGGAAGACGCCGCCGACGCCCGTCGTGTCGCCGATGGTCTGGCGCAGGCCCTTGCGGGCGGGCACCTCGAGGTCGACGCGCGTCGCGTCGATGCCGCCGACCTGGATCATGTTGATCACGAAGTCGGCGCCGGCGAGCGCCTCGCGGCGGTCGGCGGATGCGGTGACGCGCACCTCGCGGCCCAGTTGCGTCGCGACGTTCTCGGCCGTGAGCCGGGCGACCTCGAGACGCTCGGCGTCGATGTCGTGGAGGGCGATGTCGAGCACGGGCAGGTCGGGGAAGCGCAGCAGGTCGGTGAGCAGCTGTCGTGTGAACACGACGCTCCCGGCCCCGAGGAAGACGATCTTCGGCATGCCTCGATTGTCGGGAGGTTGCACAAGTCGCGCAATGAAATGAGCGGATTGACGCCCATTCGCTCATCTGTCATGCTCGCTTGCCATGGCCACCGCCTACAGCACCAGCACCGTCGCCGAGCTCGGCGGGTCGCCCAAGCGCTCCCGCCGCATGGCGGACATCCTCGACGCGATCGCCGAGCGCGGCGAGATCTCGCTCGCCGAGCTCTCCGAGCTGTTCGAGAGCTCCGCCGCGACGCTGCGCCGCGACCTCACCGTGCTCGCCGATCAGGGGCTCATCGTGCGCACTCACGGCGGCGCGAAGGCCGCCGGATCGCTCGCCGAGGTGCCCGTCGCGCTGCGCGACACCCGCTTCCAGGACGCCAAGCGCCGCATCGCGCGCGCCGCCGCCATCCGCATCCCACGCGAGCGCCACGCTGTCGCGCTCTCGGGCGGCACGACGACCGCGGGGGTCGCGCGCGAGCTCGTCAACCACGCCGACCTCACGATCGTCACCAACTCGCTCTCGATCGCCTCGCTCGTCGCGTCGTACCCGCGGCTCAAGGTCGTCATGACGGGCGGCATCCTGCGTCCGCAGTCGCTCGAGCTCGTCGGCGTGCTCGCCGAGGGCACGTTCAAGGCCGTCAACGTCGGCACCGCGATCCTCGGCGCCGACGGCGTCTCCGCCGCCGCGGGCGTCACGACCCACGACGAGACGGAGGCGCGCACGAACCACGCGATGGTGTCGAAGGCGCAGCGCACGATCGTGGTCGCCGACGGGTCCAAGATCGGTCGCGCGGCGCTCGCCCAGATGGCCGAGGTCTCCGACATCACGACGCTCATCACCGACGACTCCGCCGACCCCGAGGAGCTGCAGCGGCTGCGCGACGCCGGCGTGGAGGTCGTGCTCGCCTGAGGCCATGAGCGACCCGATCGAGGCGCTGCGGGATGCGGTGCTCGCCGACCCCGAGAACGCCGCGTTCCGCGCGCTCGGCTACGCCCCCGTGTTCACGGCTCACCCGGATGCACGCATCGCGGTGATCGGGCAAGCCCCGGGTCGAAAGGCGCAGGTCTCCGGGGTGCCGTTCGACGACGCGAGCGGGGCGCGCCTGCGCGACTGGCTCGGTGTCGACGAGGAGACCTTCCGCGACCCGGCGGCGTTCGCGCTCGTGCCGATGGACTTCTTCTATCCCGGTCGCGGCGCGGGAGGCGACCTGCCGCCGCGGCGCGGGTTCGCGGCGCGCTGGCATCCGCCGCTCCTCGCGCTCATGCCGCGCGTCCGCCTCACGCTCCTCGTGGGGTCGTACGCCCAGGCGCACTACCTCGGCCCGCGTCGCCGCGGCACACTCACCGAGACGGTGCGGGCGCACGCCGAGTACCTGCCGTTCGTGCCGCTCGTGCATCCATCGCCGCTCAACTTCCGCTGGCACGCGCGCAACCCGTGGTTCGAGGCGGATGTCGTGCCGACGTTGCGCGAGCTCGTCGCGCAGGCGCTCGGCACGCGGTGACGTCGCGCGTGGGGGTGGTTTCGACACGCCCGCTGCGCGGGCTACTCAACCACCGGGTTGTGCGCGTACCGCTGGTTGAGTGGCGCCGCAGGCGCCCCGCCCGCTGGTTGAGTAGCGCCGCAGGCGCGTGTCGAAACCAGCCCCGTGGTGACGTCGTGCGTGGGGGTGGTTTCGATACGCCCGCTGCGCGGGCTACTCAACCAGCGGTGAGGGGCGGGCGACTCAACCACCGGTGAGGGGCGGGCGACTCAACCAGCGGTGTCGGCGAGCCCCAGCACGCTCTGCGCGTTCGCGCGGTAGACGCGCTCGAGCAGCTCGGGCGGCAGGCCGAGCGCCGACACGGTCCAGCGCCCCTGGGGCGGCACGGGCTCGCCCGGCGCGTACTCGAACGCCTCGTCCTCGGTCTCGAGGAAGCGGAAGTGCAGGCGGAACTGCTCGGGCGTCGCGGGGTAGATGTCGGTGCCGAAGAGCACGCGATCCGGATGCCGTTCGAGCAGCGCGCGGAACCGTCGCGGCTGGCGACCGAGCTCCGCCATCCGTCCGCCGATGTCGATCGTGTAGTTGGGGCAGTCGTCGAGGAGGCGCTCGACGAGGTCGAGGTCTTCCGCGGCGCAGCCGGCGTGCGCGCCGATGAAGCGCGTGCCGGGGCACGACTCGACGAGCGTGCGGTGCGCGGCGAGCAGCCGGTCGAAGGTGGGGTGCACGGCGCGGTCGCCGAACCACCACTCCTTCATCTGCATGAGCTCGTCGATGCGCTCGTTGTGTGCGTCGAGCGGCTCGAAGAACGCCTTCGGGTCGGCCGTGTGGATGAGCACCGGCAGCCCGAGCTCGCCCGCGTGCCGCACGACGTCGATGACGCGCGGGTCGT
The Protaetiibacter sp. SSC-01 genome window above contains:
- a CDS encoding alpha-glucosidase/alpha-galactosidase; its protein translation is MPKIVFLGAGSVVFTRQLLTDLLRFPDLPVLDIALHDIDAERLEVARLTAENVATQLGREVRVTASADRREALAGADFVINMIQVGGIDATRVDLEVPARKGLRQTIGDTTGVGGVFRALRTFPVLTGIARDMTELCPDAWFLNYTNPMAMNIWWMSVVAPEIKAVGLCHSVYWTVNDLCELVGVPLEGTHYRAAGVNHQAWLTEWSRDGEDLYPRLRERIASDPELARRVRVEIFRRMGYYPTETSEHSSEYLDWFLRDDAQIERFRLEPLQYIGISEDNVREFEEARATLAAGGDVPLHEEGDAAEYAPQIIHSMLTGTAREIHVNVPNRGYISNLPQDAAVEVPATVDASGVHPVTWGEVWPAGAALNRTYLSVAELAIRAAREGDPELVRRAVLVDPNASSTLTPEQIWELCDELTEAHAHLLPENLGGCVPHVLP
- a CDS encoding MFS transporter, with amino-acid sequence MVVGLVGQLAWTVENMYLNVFVYDVITPDPNAIAAMVALSAIVATLTTIVVGAWSDRIGRRRAFIAFGYLAWGVCTAAFGLLAPAEGVVAAPFLLAAIIAVIALDCIMSIFGSTANDAAFAAWITDATTPRTRGRVDGVVAIMPLIAMLVVFGALDGLTRAGEWRLFFAIVGAVTSVTGIVAWFLVRDVPRAADADAASGSTLTRIVRGFRPSTIRANPGLYLSFAVWLVVGTASQVFLPYVIIYLQRWLQIESYAIVLGVSLLTASVISILGGRLMDRVGKRRMLLPATGLFAIGLVGMFFARDMVPVIVAASVALGGMMLGIASISATVRDQTPEGEAGIVQGLRMVMAIMVPMIAGPFIGAWVISGAGQTYVDLGVVKPVPGPEIFLGAAAVLVLVPLVAYVRSRVERRAR
- a CDS encoding class II fructose-bisphosphate aldolase: MSLASTRELLDAAVASGGAVAGFNVITLEHAEAIARGAADAGVGAILQLSENAIRFHGGDPRPILAGCRAVAEAASVPLALHLDHIEDAALVDLAIANAREWGLGSIMVDASKLDYAGNLAATADAARRAHDASLWVEAELGEIGGKDGAHAPGVRTDPDEAAEFVAATGVDGLAVAVGSSHAMRERTAGVDTELVARIAAVVPVSLVLHGSSGVADDTIRAAVAAGIRKVNVGTALNIAGTAAVREVLAANPDAVDPRPYTSSARDAMADVVAHFAGLLATPAG
- a CDS encoding LacI family DNA-binding transcriptional regulator, with translation MVTQQDVADRAGVGRRTVSHVVTGFPHVSPEVRERVLRAIDELGYVPNRVAQQLRTGRSGVIGLTVPEIGVGYFGELGTLIVEEAAARGLGTLVAQTRGTRERELVEIERLLGLQPEGVILSPLGLTADDVAGVAARTSVTLIGEHFVGRERGGVAAPVAIDNAAAASEVVGVLASAGRRRVAYLGLDSDAAPRFDALRRQGARAGREVAGLEQVPDIPVRDYTWQDGYDAGREAARRATAGELDAVFCVTDEVAIGVMRALHDAGLGIPADVAVAGFDDIPEGRFANPRLTTVAPDKAELARRAVAAVLGEPVPTSAVPHRVLPREST
- a CDS encoding amidohydrolase family protein → MTENSDTSLSWEELRTLPVPEWHPVAQLRLPATEVERAAFPAIDVHNHLGRWLTGDGGWMIDDPDALVAVMDACGVETIVNLDGMWGDEVTANVERYDRAYPGRFLTFCQLDWAELASEGGVDRLRASLDDSAARGARGVKIWKNLGLTIRDADGALILPDDPRVIDVVRHAGELGLPVLIHTADPKAFFEPLDAHNERIDELMQMKEWWFGDRAVHPTFDRLLAAHRTLVESCPGTRFIGAHAGCAAEDLDLVERLLDDCPNYTIDIGGRMAELGRQPRRFRALLERHPDRVLFGTDIYPATPEQFRLHFRFLETEDEAFEYAPGEPVPPQGRWTVSALGLPPELLERVYRANAQSVLGLADTAG
- a CDS encoding DeoR/GlpR family DNA-binding transcription regulator → MATAYSTSTVAELGGSPKRSRRMADILDAIAERGEISLAELSELFESSAATLRRDLTVLADQGLIVRTHGGAKAAGSLAEVPVALRDTRFQDAKRRIARAAAIRIPRERHAVALSGGTTTAGVARELVNHADLTIVTNSLSIASLVASYPRLKVVMTGGILRPQSLELVGVLAEGTFKAVNVGTAILGADGVSAAAGVTTHDETEARTNHAMVSKAQRTIVVADGSKIGRAALAQMAEVSDITTLITDDSADPEELQRLRDAGVEVVLA
- a CDS encoding uracil-DNA glycosylase family protein: MSDPIEALRDAVLADPENAAFRALGYAPVFTAHPDARIAVIGQAPGRKAQVSGVPFDDASGARLRDWLGVDEETFRDPAAFALVPMDFFYPGRGAGGDLPPRRGFAARWHPPLLALMPRVRLTLLVGSYAQAHYLGPRRRGTLTETVRAHAEYLPFVPLVHPSPLNFRWHARNPWFEADVVPTLRELVAQALGTR
- a CDS encoding glycoside hydrolase family 2 protein, which translates into the protein MTSQPADALVPLPEYPRPQLRRAGFTILNGTWEHAFTAADAPQPTGWDGPIVVPFSPEAELSGVGRQLQPDETLWYRRTFAASARPGERVILHFGAVDQRCRVRVNGVEVATHVGGYLPFSADITDALADAELHELVVEVRDASDTSFHSRGKQKLRRGGIWYTAQSGIWQTVWLETVPTVHVARLRMRTPGIRDGLAEATLELRVTASDDHPHPFTATVLAEGQVVVRADGVSGDDLLIRIPEPRTWAPEHPFLYDLEISLSDDRVESYVGLRSAEVVPDAVGVPRLHLNGEPYPHIGVLDQGYWPGGLYTAPDDAALVRDIEAMKHLGFTMLRKHIKIEPLRWYFHCDRLGMLVWQDAVNGGREYPARVVTLPVAHPRIRFSDRRYAAFGRADAEGRAEFLRELDETIELLRNSPAVVTWVPFNEGWGQFDAASVAERVRALDPDRIVDHASGWHDQRAGDLRSLHVYFQPIRPARWWGRDGRALVVSEYGGYNLRLPGHDYPEREFGYRRAKDSAELTAQYERLHRREIIPALEHGLSATVYTQLSDVEDESNGILTADRTEVKLDADTVRAINHDIRRRFAAVTSGAPE